Proteins encoded by one window of Enterococcus saccharolyticus subsp. saccharolyticus:
- the rpiB gene encoding ribose 5-phosphate isomerase B: protein MKIAIGNDHGGFELKKAIVVFLKEHDIEVIDVGTHKLLESGDYPDFAEMVAEKVAKNEVDSGILICGTGIGVSITANKIAGVRAAVVGDVFSAQATKEHNHANVLCLGQRVIGEGLALMIVDTWLKTECSMDERHLRRIEKIHLIERRKQEN from the coding sequence ATGAAAATCGCAATTGGAAATGATCACGGTGGTTTTGAACTGAAAAAAGCAATTGTTGTCTTTTTAAAAGAACACGACATTGAAGTCATTGATGTCGGTACACATAAGCTATTAGAATCTGGAGATTATCCAGATTTTGCCGAAATGGTCGCCGAAAAAGTGGCCAAGAATGAAGTAGACAGTGGGATTTTAATTTGTGGAACAGGGATTGGCGTTAGCATTACCGCCAACAAAATAGCAGGTGTCCGTGCTGCGGTGGTTGGCGATGTCTTTTCCGCACAAGCCACCAAAGAACACAATCATGCCAATGTTTTGTGCTTAGGGCAGCGCGTAATCGGTGAAGGCTTGGCACTAATGATTGTGGATACTTGGTTGAAGACAGAATGTTCGATGGATGAACGTCATTTACGTAGAATTGAGAAAATTCATTTGATTGAAAGACGCAAACAGGAAAATTGA